Proteins from a single region of Haloterrigena turkmenica DSM 5511:
- a CDS encoding helix-turn-helix domain-containing protein, translating to MSIDVTEYESDRTSVRSQADGGIVTQLRLDHSSLFLRPTLRRATDVTVEPEYWTTVGAGRTLVFCSVSGDSFEDFESALELDPTVTDPVLADRYPDRRVYRVELTDRAVTFIAATAEVGGRLLDLSSSHDGWRVQLQFPNRDDLVSFNNHCRDRDISVTVDHLRLSDDEDDCVVALTEKQEELLAVAHEEGYFDVPRGISQDELADRLGVSKSAVSQRLRRAIGELCASKLC from the coding sequence GACGTCACCGAATACGAGAGCGATCGCACGAGCGTTCGGTCCCAGGCCGACGGCGGCATCGTCACCCAGCTCCGCCTCGACCACTCGTCGCTGTTCCTGCGACCGACCCTCCGACGGGCGACCGACGTCACCGTCGAGCCCGAATACTGGACCACCGTCGGCGCGGGTCGGACGCTCGTCTTCTGTAGCGTCTCCGGCGACTCGTTCGAGGACTTCGAGTCGGCGCTCGAACTGGATCCGACGGTCACCGATCCGGTGCTCGCGGACCGCTACCCCGACCGGCGCGTTTACCGGGTCGAACTCACCGACCGAGCGGTGACGTTCATCGCGGCGACGGCCGAAGTCGGCGGCCGACTGCTGGACCTCTCGAGTTCCCATGACGGTTGGCGCGTCCAGCTTCAGTTCCCGAACCGAGACGATCTCGTCTCGTTCAACAACCACTGCCGCGACCGCGACATCTCGGTCACGGTCGACCATCTGCGACTCTCCGACGACGAGGACGACTGCGTCGTCGCTCTGACGGAAAAACAGGAGGAACTGCTGGCCGTCGCCCACGAGGAGGGCTACTTCGACGTTCCCCGCGGCATCTCCCAGGACGAACTGGCCGACCGACTCGGTGTCTCGAAGTCGGCGGTCTCTCAGCGGCTCCGGCGCGCGATCGGCGAGCTCTGCGCGTCGAAGCTCTGTTGA